GCGGAGGAGTCGCCCCCCGCATCCGGCTGCCGTGCGGATTACATCGCGGCCAAATGGTCGGCCAGCTGGTCGAATGCGGTGCCGAAGCCTTGCTGCATGGAGGGATGCATCGACCGGAAAAACTCCGCCTCTTCCTCCGACGCATAGATCGGGGCGCTTTGCATCGTCACGATCGTCCGCCCGTTCGCCTCGGCGAACGTGACGAGGTTCATCACCTCGAGCGGATACTGCGCGCTGAACGGCGCCCGCGCGACGCTGCCCGCGGCATCGGAGAACGAATTGACGAACACGAGCTTGCTCGGGCTCGCGATGTCGAGGAAGCGGAATTTGGCCCACATGACGGTTCCGTCCGGATGGGTCAACCGGTAATGGAACGCGCCGTCCGGCCGGAGATCGAACGCCATGACGTCGAGCACGAAGTCTTTCGGCCCCCACCAGCGCTTCAGATGCTCCGGGTCCGTCCACGCCCGGAAGACCAGCTCGCGCGGGGCGTCGAAGGCGCGCGTCAGCTTGAGCGTCGCCGCATCGAACGCATCCAGCGCTTGCGCCAGGCGGGACAGGGTCGATTTCGCGCCTTCGGCGGCGCCGTATTTCTCGACGGTGTACTGCAGCTCCTCCGCCGAGGGGAACGTCATGCGCATCGTCAGCTCTGTCGCGCCGTCCCGATCCGCCATCGTTACGGACACTCGGAACCGCTCGTCGGCCGCGTCGTCGCCGTGAATGTAATCGAGCCGTTCCGGGCGGACGACGTCGACGTATCGGATGCGATTGACATAGTCGGTTCCGTCGGGGCCGTGCATGACGTAGTCCCAAATTCCCCCGGGCTTCACTTCGATCGAGCGGATCGTGATCGAGAAGCCTTCCGGCCCCCACCAATTCGCC
This genomic stretch from Paenibacillus sp. harbors:
- a CDS encoding SRPBCC family protein, translated to MTGEHRLLSQANVVIEGRDLIVTRMLKAPRELVFQTWTEPRHLANWWGPEGFSITIRSIEVKPGGIWDYVMHGPDGTDYVNRIRYVDVVRPERLDYIHGDDAADERFRVSVTMADRDGATELTMRMTFPSAEELQYTVEKYGAAEGAKSTLSRLAQALDAFDAATLKLTRAFDAPRELVFRAWTDPEHLKRWWGPKDFVLDVMAFDLRPDGAFHYRLTHPDGTVMWAKFRFLDIASPSKLVFVNSFSDAAGSVARAPFSAQYPLEVMNLVTFAEANGRTIVTMQSAPIYASEEEAEFFRSMHPSMQQGFGTAFDQLADHLAAM